The nucleotide sequence GCGGTGGTGAGCGCGATGCTCGACGGGCTCGACGACTGAGAAGGGAGGGACCACAGTGGCTTTCGGCGACGGGGCAGACGACGCGGCACTCGATGGCGCCTGGAGTGAATTCTGCGACCGATTGAAGGCCGCCGGCCGACAAGCATTTAAGGATTTCAACGCGACCTCCGGCCTGCAGCGCGCCGACGCATTTCGCTTCCTCACCCAGAACCTCGGGCAGGCCTTCGATCTGGCCCTGGAAACCCGCGACACCCGCTATCCGGTGCTGCACGCGTTCTGCAACCCGAGCCGCAAGCTGGGCGGCGACTGCGCCGATTTCACCTACCAACAGGTCTGGATCGACGGTGAATCGACCTATCGCATCACCGGAACCCGTGGCACCGCACCGTTTTTCAACATTACCGTGCAGGGCGCGCGTCCCGATGGCCCGGGCGTCCTGCACGAGCCGTTCGGCGACGTGCCCGAAGTCAACCTGTTCGGCCACCAGCTGCATGTGGAGCCGGACGGCAGATTCGAGGTCTATGTCGGCGGCCCGGAGCGTGGACCGAACTGGCTTGGAACCACCGCGGATTCACGCAAGCTGTTCATCCGCCAGGGCTTCGATCGCTGGGACGAAGTCCCCGCCCGGATGCGCATCGAGCGCGTCGACATGACCTCGCCCAAGCCGCTGCCGACTCCCGACACCGTGGTCGAGGCGATGCGCTGGGCGGGGGATTTCGTCACCGGACTGATGAACGACTGGCCCGAATTCCCGTTCACCTACGGCGGGGTTGACAGCCAACATCCGAACCGGTTCCCTGCGCTGGACGCATCCGAAGCCGACGCCAAACGCGGCCGAGCCGCCACCAACATGTACTGGGAACTGGGCGCGGACGAAGCCCTCATCATCGAGTTCGACGCCCACGAGGGCCTCTGGATGATCACCAACATGGGCGCGTTCTTCACCAGCATGGACTTCCTCTACCGGCCGGTGAGCTACACGCCGAGCCGCGCAACCGTGGACGACGACGGCAAAGTCAGGCTGATCCTGGCCCATCACGACCCGGGGTTGCACAACTGGATCGACACCCAGGGATTCGAGCGCGGCAACATCACCTACCGGCACATGCTCGCCGGTCAGCCCGCCGAACTGACCACCCGGCTCGTCAAGCACGCGGAACTCGCGGCGGCGTTGCCCCCGGAAACCGCGCGCGTCACCAGCGCCGAACGCACCGCGTTGATGTGGGAGCGCTTCAACGGCATCCGCAACCGGTTCCCGCTGTGACCCACATTGACCCCGCGGCGCGACTAGTGCTAAGCAAGTGCTCAGCACCAGACGTTGAGAGGAATGGGCGATGACGCTGCAGACGGTCCTGGATGACATCCAGAAGCGACCCGGCACGGGGGAGGTGATCCCGATCATCGACCCGGTGACCGAAGAGCAGCTCACCGAGTTCACCGACTGCGGTCCGGAGGCCGTCGACGAGGCCGTCGCGCGGGCCAAGGCTTCCTATGAAGCCGGCGTCTGGGCCGGGCTGCCCGGCCGCGAACGGGCCAAGGTCATGTGGCGCATCGCCGATCTCATCGAAGAACACGCCGCCGAGTTCGCCGAGATCGACGCGACCAACACCGGCATGCCGATGATGCAGGCGGAATTGATCGTGCCCACCTGCGCGGAGTTTTTCCGCTACTACGCCGGCTGGTGCACCAAGCTCAACGGCAGCTCCTACGACGTGAAGACCAGCGGCATCGCCTCGGACACCTACGTCGACCAGCACGCGTACACGCTCAACGAGCCGTACGGCGTTGTCGGCCTGATCTTTCCGTGGAACGGGCCGATCTTCAACGCCAGCGCCAAGCTGGCGCCGGCCCTGGCCGCGGGGTGCAGCAGCGTGGTCAAACCCGCCGAGGAAACCCCGCTGTCGGCATTGCTGCTCGACCGCCTGATCGCCGAGGCCGGCGTGCCCGACGGCGTCGTCAACCTGTTGACCGGCTACGGCCACACCGCGGGCGCGGCCATCACCGCGCATCCCGACGTGGAGAAGGTCGCCTTCACCGGGTCGACCGAGGTCGGCAAGGAAATCGTGAAAGCGTCGGCGGGCAACCTGAAGAAGGTCATGCTCGAGCTCGGCGGCAAGTCGCCCGTGCTGATCTACGCCGACGCCGACCTGGACAAGGCCATCTTCATGGCGGCCATGGGCATCTTCGTGCACTCGGGTCAGGGCTGCGTGTGCGGCTCGCGGATCTTCGTCGAGCGCAGCGTCTATGACCGCGTGGTCGAGGGCATCGCCGCGGTGGCGAACAGCATGAAGCTCGGCGGGCCGAAGGAAGAGGGCTGTATGAGCGGCCCGTTGATCAGCGCCAAACAGCTGACCCGCGTGATGGGCTTCCTCGACGAGGGCAAGCGCGACGGCGTGGAGGTGGTCACCGGCGGCCACCGGCTCGACCGCAAGGGTTACTTCGTGCACCCGACCGTGCTGACCAACGTCGACCGCGGGATGCGGCTGTTCCAGCAGGAGATCTTCGGGCCGGTGGTGACGATCCTGCCGTTCGACAACGACGACGAAGCCGTCGCGATGGCCAACGACACCACCTACGGATTGGCGTCCACCGTGTGGACCAACAACCTCAGCCGGGCCCACACACTGGCCAAGCGGTTGCAGGCCGGCACCGTCTCGATCAACTGCCAGTTGGTGTTCGACCACAGCGTCCCGTTCGGCGGGTACAAGCAGTCGGGCTGGGGCCACGAATTCGGCCGCGAGGGCGTCGAGGCCTACCTCAAAAAGAAGTCCGTTTTCGCCCAACTTTGAGACTTCTGGCTGCGCGCGTGTCCTCCCGTGCTCTCGGCTTTCCCGCCTCTAAGCTTGCTGAGATCACGAGGAGGGACAGCGACGTATCGGCAGCAACTACGGCGCCGGGCGACGAGGTCAAGGCGCACTGACGGCTAAACCGGGCGGGGGTTTCCCCGCGCCGGGTTCTCCTGCTGAGCGGCGGCGTTGGGTCGCGCCGATGCGCCGCGTCGGCCGGCTGGCGGTCTGGGACAAACCCGAACGGCGAGAAGGCATTCCCGCGCTGGACGGGCTGCGCGCCATCGCGGTTGCGCTGGTGCTCGTCGGGCACGGCGGCATCCCCGGCGTGGGCGGCGGCTTCATCGGCGTCGACATCTTCTTCGTCCTATCCGGATTCCTCATCACGTCGCTGCTACTCGACGAGTTGGGGCGCACCGGCCGGATCGAGCTGACCGGATTCTGGATCCGCCGCGCCCGACGGTTGCTGCCCGCGCTGGTGCTGATGGTGCTCACCGTCGCGGTGGCCCGCCAACTGCTGCCCGACCAATCCCTCGCCGGCCTGCGAAACGACGCGCTCGCCGCCTTCTTGTGGATGGCCAACTGGCGCTTCGTCGCCCAGAAGACCGACTACTTCACCCAGGCCGCCCCGCCCTCGCCGCTGCAGCACACCTGGTCGCTGGGGGTGGAGGAGCAGTATTACCTGCTCTGGCCCGTCCTGCTGATCGTGATGACCCTGCTGCTGGCGGCGCGGGCCCGGCGCTACTTCGCCAAGGCCACGGTGGGCGGGGTGCGGTTCGCGACCTTCCTGCTGGCCAGCCTGGGCGCGCTGGCGTCGGCCGCGGTGGCGATCGTCGTCGTCTCGGACGCCACCCGCGACCGGGTGTATTTCGGCACCGACACCCGCGCGCAGGCGTTGCTCATCGGCTCCGCGGCATCGGCTCTGCTGGTCCGCGATTGGCCCTCGCTGAACCGCGGCTGGTGCCTGATCCGTACTCGGACCGGCCGACGCGTCGCGCGGCTGTTGCCGGTCGTCGGTGCGGCGGGCCTGGCGGCCGCGGCTCACCACGCGACCGGCGGCGTCGCCGAGTTCCGGCACGGGCTGCTGATCGGGGTGGCGTTCGCGGCCGTGCTGGTGGTCGCCCCGGTCGCGCTGGAGCAGCGCGGAGCCGTGGCCCGGGTGCTGGCCTGGCGCCCGTTGGTGTGGCTGGGCGGCATTTCCTACGGCGTCTATCTGTGGCACTGGCCGATCTTCTTGGCGGTCAACGGCGAACGCACCGGATGGTCGGGCCTTCCGTTGTTCGCGGCTCGGTGTGTCGCCACGGTGGCGGTGGCCGCCGCGTCGTGGTGGCTGATCGAACAGCCGATCCGGCGCTGGCGACCGTCGCAGGTGCCGTTGTTGCCGCTGGCGGGGGCCACGGTGGCCAGTGCGGCGGCGGTGACGCTGTTGGTGGTTCCGGTCGGAACGGGACCCGGCCTACACGAGGGCCTGCCGCCGGACGTGTCGGCGGTCGCGGCCATTTCGCCCTCGCCGCCGGGGCCGGGTCACCACCCGCGAGATCCCAACCGGCCGTTCACCGTATCGGTTTTCGGCGACTCGATCGGCTGGACCTGGATGCATTTCCTTCCGCCGACTCCGGGCTTTGCGTTCCTCGACCACACCGTGATCGGCTGCAGCCTGGTGCGCGGCACGCCGTATCGATACATCGGCAAGACGTTGGAGCAGAAGCCCGAATGCGACGACTGGCCGCTGCGCTGGTCGACACAGATGGGCCGGGACCAGCCCGACGTCGCGCTGCTGATCATCGGCCGCTGGGAGACGGTGGATCGGGTCAACGAGGGAAAGTGGACGCATATCGGTGACCCGACCTTCGACGCGTACCTCAACGCCGAATTGGAGCGAGCGCTGAATATCGTGGGCTCCACCGGTGTTCGCGTGGTGGTGGCGACGGTGCCCTACAGCCGCGGCGGCGAACAACCCAACGGCCGCCCCTACCCGGAGGATCAACCGGATCGGGTGAACCAATGGAACACCATGCTGCGCAACACCGTTGGCCACCATCCGGGCGTGCAGATCCTCGACCTGAACAAGAAGCTCTGCCCGGACGGCGTTTACACCGCCAAGGTCGACGGCATCAAGGTCCGCAGCGACGGGGTGCATCTCACCCCGGAGGGCGTCAGGTGGTTGACGCCGTGGCTCGAGGATTCGGTGCGCACCCGTTAACCGGTCGCTAATCGGCCGTGCGGCAACTGACTTCCATGCTGTCCTGCTCCCGGACGAGGAAGTTGAAGCTCTCGTAGCCGTTGTCGGGGCTGCGCACGTGGTCGAGGTAGGGCTTCATGTCCGGGGCGCTGGCGTTGTCGGCGACGACCAGCACGCCGGCTGACAGCCGCGGTTCGAGCAGCCTGATCACCGGCAGGTACAGGTCTTTCCACCCGTCGAGCAGGACGAAGTCGACCGGCCCGTCCAGGTCGGCCAGCGTGGCTAGCGCGTCCCCTTCGAGGATGGTGATCACGTCGTCCAGTCCGGTCTTGGCGAACGTCTGCTTCGCGGCCGCGATCTTGGTCTCGCTGAGCTCCGTGGTCACCACGCGGCCGGTGCCGTTGTCGCGCACCGCCGACGCCAAATGAATGGCGGAGATCCCGAAGGACATCCCGAACTCGACCACCGTTGCGGGACGGGTCGCGCGCACCAGAGAGTAGAGCAGCCGGCCGGCCTCGGGTGTCACCGGGATATAGAACTCGCTCAAGGCCTCGGTGCGTTCCTGGGCGGTCATCGGTCGCCCGAGGCCAGCGCCCAGCTCGCGCAGCTTCGACATCTGTTGTTTGGACTCGGCGTACATCCGGTCGAGCTCGGCCGCGACTTTCAGATCCTGCAACGTGTTGGGCATACCCACGAGCGTAAGCGTTACGTAAATGGGTTTGACGTGCGGTTAATCGCGTGCCACCATGGGACGTTGCAAGCACCTCGGTAGGTGAGGCGTCTGCACGGATACAGGCCACTGACCCCGAACGTCGAGAGACGCCCCGGGTCAGGACAGCTCTTCCCGGACCCAAGGGTTGAGCCCAAGTGGCTTCCGGACCCCCGGATACGCCGTGCAGTGCCGAAGCTCCGACGAGAGGGGTGCGTCCGGCGGTGTTTCCGCCGGGCTTTTCCGCCTCTCCCGTACAGG is from Mycobacterium conspicuum and encodes:
- a CDS encoding DUF1214 domain-containing protein, with the translated sequence MAFGDGADDAALDGAWSEFCDRLKAAGRQAFKDFNATSGLQRADAFRFLTQNLGQAFDLALETRDTRYPVLHAFCNPSRKLGGDCADFTYQQVWIDGESTYRITGTRGTAPFFNITVQGARPDGPGVLHEPFGDVPEVNLFGHQLHVEPDGRFEVYVGGPERGPNWLGTTADSRKLFIRQGFDRWDEVPARMRIERVDMTSPKPLPTPDTVVEAMRWAGDFVTGLMNDWPEFPFTYGGVDSQHPNRFPALDASEADAKRGRAATNMYWELGADEALIIEFDAHEGLWMITNMGAFFTSMDFLYRPVSYTPSRATVDDDGKVRLILAHHDPGLHNWIDTQGFERGNITYRHMLAGQPAELTTRLVKHAELAAALPPETARVTSAERTALMWERFNGIRNRFPL
- a CDS encoding aldehyde dehydrogenase family protein, with protein sequence MTLQTVLDDIQKRPGTGEVIPIIDPVTEEQLTEFTDCGPEAVDEAVARAKASYEAGVWAGLPGRERAKVMWRIADLIEEHAAEFAEIDATNTGMPMMQAELIVPTCAEFFRYYAGWCTKLNGSSYDVKTSGIASDTYVDQHAYTLNEPYGVVGLIFPWNGPIFNASAKLAPALAAGCSSVVKPAEETPLSALLLDRLIAEAGVPDGVVNLLTGYGHTAGAAITAHPDVEKVAFTGSTEVGKEIVKASAGNLKKVMLELGGKSPVLIYADADLDKAIFMAAMGIFVHSGQGCVCGSRIFVERSVYDRVVEGIAAVANSMKLGGPKEEGCMSGPLISAKQLTRVMGFLDEGKRDGVEVVTGGHRLDRKGYFVHPTVLTNVDRGMRLFQQEIFGPVVTILPFDNDDEAVAMANDTTYGLASTVWTNNLSRAHTLAKRLQAGTVSINCQLVFDHSVPFGGYKQSGWGHEFGREGVEAYLKKKSVFAQL
- a CDS encoding acyltransferase family protein, giving the protein MRRVGRLAVWDKPERREGIPALDGLRAIAVALVLVGHGGIPGVGGGFIGVDIFFVLSGFLITSLLLDELGRTGRIELTGFWIRRARRLLPALVLMVLTVAVARQLLPDQSLAGLRNDALAAFLWMANWRFVAQKTDYFTQAAPPSPLQHTWSLGVEEQYYLLWPVLLIVMTLLLAARARRYFAKATVGGVRFATFLLASLGALASAAVAIVVVSDATRDRVYFGTDTRAQALLIGSAASALLVRDWPSLNRGWCLIRTRTGRRVARLLPVVGAAGLAAAAHHATGGVAEFRHGLLIGVAFAAVLVVAPVALEQRGAVARVLAWRPLVWLGGISYGVYLWHWPIFLAVNGERTGWSGLPLFAARCVATVAVAAASWWLIEQPIRRWRPSQVPLLPLAGATVASAAAVTLLVVPVGTGPGLHEGLPPDVSAVAAISPSPPGPGHHPRDPNRPFTVSVFGDSIGWTWMHFLPPTPGFAFLDHTVIGCSLVRGTPYRYIGKTLEQKPECDDWPLRWSTQMGRDQPDVALLIIGRWETVDRVNEGKWTHIGDPTFDAYLNAELERALNIVGSTGVRVVVATVPYSRGGEQPNGRPYPEDQPDRVNQWNTMLRNTVGHHPGVQILDLNKKLCPDGVYTAKVDGIKVRSDGVHLTPEGVRWLTPWLEDSVRTR
- a CDS encoding O-methyltransferase, which produces MPNTLQDLKVAAELDRMYAESKQQMSKLRELGAGLGRPMTAQERTEALSEFYIPVTPEAGRLLYSLVRATRPATVVEFGMSFGISAIHLASAVRDNGTGRVVTTELSETKIAAAKQTFAKTGLDDVITILEGDALATLADLDGPVDFVLLDGWKDLYLPVIRLLEPRLSAGVLVVADNASAPDMKPYLDHVRSPDNGYESFNFLVREQDSMEVSCRTAD